One Candidatus Hydrogenedens sp. genomic window carries:
- a CDS encoding citrate synthase: MTETCKLILRGKEYELPVFEGTENEIGIDIRKLRDTTGALTYDPGYANTGSCKSGITYIDGDNGILRYRGYPIESLAGKFPFSQIAYLLIYGDLPTPEQAKEWRRQLTLNSFIHQGMVNFFSFFPFDAHPMSILSSMIAAMPSFYPNYEKEDINNIIVRIIGQAKTIAAFSYKKSIGEPYIYPKTDHSYCANFLRMMFASPAEEYVVPKVFEKALDLLLILHVDHEQNCSTSTVRMVGSSMANLYVSISAGISALWGRLHGGANEAVLRMLDMIYKDGANYKKYVELAKKKDSDFRLMGFGHRVYKNYDPRAKLLKGAVDAIFAEMGINDPLLEIAKNLEEVALNDEYFIERKLYPNIDFYSGILYRAMGIPTPMFTVLFSLGRIPGWIAHWLEMRNDPDTRIHRPRQIYTGPNMRYPHT; the protein is encoded by the coding sequence ATGACAGAAACATGTAAATTAATCCTTCGAGGAAAAGAATACGAACTCCCTGTGTTTGAAGGTACAGAAAACGAAATCGGGATAGATATACGAAAATTAAGAGATACAACAGGAGCCCTAACATACGACCCGGGTTATGCAAATACTGGTTCTTGTAAAAGTGGTATTACTTATATTGATGGTGATAATGGAATTTTAAGGTATCGAGGCTATCCTATAGAAAGTCTTGCAGGAAAATTTCCTTTTTCTCAGATTGCTTATTTACTGATTTATGGTGATTTACCAACTCCTGAACAAGCCAAAGAATGGAGAAGACAACTTACATTAAATAGTTTTATCCATCAAGGCATGGTTAACTTCTTTTCATTTTTCCCTTTTGATGCACATCCCATGAGTATTTTGAGTTCTATGATAGCGGCTATGCCATCGTTTTACCCAAATTATGAAAAAGAGGATATAAATAATATTATTGTTCGAATTATCGGTCAGGCAAAAACAATTGCCGCTTTTTCGTATAAAAAATCTATTGGTGAACCTTACATATACCCTAAAACAGACCATTCTTATTGTGCCAATTTTCTTCGTATGATGTTTGCTTCCCCTGCGGAAGAATATGTTGTTCCTAAAGTTTTTGAAAAGGCTCTTGATTTGCTCCTTATCTTACATGTTGACCATGAACAGAATTGCAGCACATCTACAGTTCGTATGGTAGGTAGTTCTATGGCAAATCTTTATGTAAGTATTTCTGCCGGTATCAGTGCTTTATGGGGTCGTTTGCATGGTGGTGCTAATGAAGCTGTATTAAGAATGTTAGACATGATTTATAAAGATGGAGCAAACTATAAAAAATATGTTGAATTAGCAAAGAAAAAGGACTCTGATTTCAGACTTATGGGTTTTGGGCATCGTGTATATAAAAATTATGACCCAAGGGCAAAATTGTTAAAAGGTGCCGTGGATGCTATTTTTGCGGAAATGGGAATAAATGACCCGCTGTTAGAAATTGCCAAGAATCTTGAAGAAGTAGCCTTAAATGATGAGTATTTTATCGAAAGGAAACTATATCCCAATATTGATTTTTATAGTGGAATACTTTACCGTGCTATGGGCATTCCCACTCCTATGTTTACCGTTTTATTTTCATTAGGCAGGATACCGGGCTGGATTGCCCATTGGTTAGAAATGAGAAACGACCCGGATACAAGGATACATCGTCCCCGCCAGATTTATACGGGACCTAATATGCGCTATCCCCATACATAA
- a CDS encoding beta-galactosidase, whose amino-acid sequence MDYKFCRFFVYALLVGLLFCLSPFPSYGDETGDEYSAFRLLNKSVIPGKNISLEISFGNLMEKEGESLVPLICEIEAKHSYSYVVASLDISEGKDKETQVPINTTQTVSLVKGYNRILFLLPLRKLKDGIYYGILQVKYTTEEKPAIVEFQMEKISSQGLKEQLNVVSQEVDNILSLIKDRRGDKAVELSLVKNLLSQAQNEFNNKHWEDLSDTLNILQEQISKVKVSLSENSETVPAQQKDNLSLSITAEGVFSGKKPANVIGLYLNEPTIDNAKMVIDYAIPVVVFPITLDKLFPTETGEEFLSEDITGVLNYLFENKVYVLVQMVQEQLPPWFYEKNPDIHKDSFVDLSQRTVWDLIEKGYKKIINYCKEKPFFLGMSLVIEPKFKFDGDLVRQSFIEWVKVNYPDRQTLNQVWHAHLANYDEITIWDEVAPHWSYQNRRAYQYDWQNFHREMISNLCKGVLEQFRSYSSNIPVSITFPSKVFELDETQFTPNREQMIPYLDFISMNVSYSTEDTVYAQGYPDPTVDIIWMRSVSKGKPIVISCADLNFKEGMTNSEKYKHTRSFLWEMVLAGAQIVAVNVVGDLRDNVEIWKAINDTNFLFSKISSELRQFQLSKSTVRVLFSDSSKILDGGAPHLKSARFAYEGSSFAGYDVCFATEKEIESGILQDTKVLIMPQTLSLEDDVFNMITDFIRNGSYVIRVGTQIPYDPKGMSRRDVVQPTSNTVLVRGMNLPTEYLQGMDAVISKKALASIPRPVNKVGYPLEGVKSRFIPTEDGGGYLYLLNLRKEDVLCRLTGYLQKGLNLMDNTEVEFPKDLQPLELMFVKLVPPNYEKIVQTEPSPTEKVEKKKHK is encoded by the coding sequence ATGGATTATAAGTTCTGCAGATTTTTTGTTTATGCTTTATTAGTTGGACTATTATTTTGCCTTTCCCCGTTTCCCTCTTATGGGGATGAAACAGGTGATGAATATTCTGCCTTTCGGTTGTTAAATAAATCAGTTATACCTGGAAAAAATATTTCATTGGAAATTTCTTTTGGTAATTTAATGGAAAAAGAAGGAGAATCATTAGTTCCTCTTATATGTGAGATAGAGGCTAAACATAGTTATTCTTATGTTGTTGCCTCTCTTGATATTTCAGAGGGAAAAGATAAAGAAACTCAAGTTCCTATTAATACTACTCAGACGGTTTCTTTAGTAAAGGGATATAATCGTATTCTATTTCTGTTACCTCTTCGAAAATTGAAAGATGGTATCTATTATGGAATTTTGCAGGTTAAATATACCACAGAGGAAAAACCTGCTATTGTTGAGTTCCAGATGGAGAAAATATCTTCTCAGGGACTGAAAGAGCAATTAAATGTTGTATCTCAAGAGGTTGATAATATTTTATCCTTAATTAAAGATAGAAGGGGTGATAAGGCTGTTGAACTTAGTTTAGTAAAAAATTTATTATCACAAGCCCAAAATGAATTTAACAATAAACATTGGGAAGATTTGTCAGATACACTGAATATATTGCAAGAGCAAATTTCGAAGGTAAAAGTTTCGCTTTCGGAAAATAGTGAAACAGTTCCTGCCCAACAAAAAGATAACCTATCTTTATCAATTACTGCTGAAGGCGTATTTTCAGGCAAAAAACCTGCAAATGTGATAGGGCTATATTTGAATGAACCAACAATAGATAATGCGAAAATGGTTATAGACTATGCAATTCCTGTGGTAGTTTTCCCAATTACACTGGATAAATTATTCCCGACGGAGACAGGAGAAGAATTTTTATCCGAAGATATTACAGGAGTATTGAATTATTTATTTGAGAATAAAGTTTATGTTTTAGTTCAGATGGTTCAGGAACAACTTCCCCCGTGGTTTTATGAAAAGAACCCGGACATACATAAAGATAGTTTTGTAGATTTATCTCAAAGGACTGTGTGGGACTTAATTGAAAAGGGATATAAGAAAATAATCAATTATTGTAAAGAAAAGCCATTTTTCCTTGGAATGAGTTTAGTAATTGAGCCCAAATTTAAATTTGATGGAGATTTAGTGCGTCAGTCGTTTATTGAATGGGTTAAGGTCAATTATCCGGACAGACAAACATTAAATCAGGTCTGGCATGCACATTTAGCGAATTATGATGAAATCACCATTTGGGATGAGGTCGCTCCTCATTGGAGTTATCAAAATCGAAGAGCCTATCAATACGATTGGCAGAATTTTCATCGCGAAATGATTTCCAATTTGTGTAAAGGGGTATTAGAGCAATTCCGCTCATACTCATCCAATATCCCTGTTTCAATTACCTTTCCATCAAAAGTTTTTGAATTAGATGAGACCCAATTTACCCCTAACCGTGAACAAATGATTCCTTATCTGGATTTTATTTCTATGAATGTTTCATACAGCACAGAAGATACCGTATATGCTCAAGGATATCCTGACCCTACAGTAGATATTATCTGGATGCGTTCTGTGTCTAAGGGGAAACCCATTGTTATATCCTGTGCTGATTTAAATTTCAAGGAAGGTATGACAAATTCTGAGAAATATAAACATACACGAAGTTTCTTATGGGAAATGGTATTAGCAGGGGCACAAATTGTTGCTGTTAATGTTGTAGGGGATTTGAGGGATAATGTAGAAATATGGAAAGCTATTAACGATACAAACTTTTTGTTTTCTAAAATTAGTTCGGAACTTAGACAATTCCAATTATCAAAATCAACAGTGCGTGTTTTGTTTAGTGATTCCTCTAAAATTTTAGATGGAGGGGCGCCTCATTTAAAATCGGCAAGGTTTGCTTATGAGGGTAGTTCCTTTGCAGGGTACGATGTATGTTTTGCAACAGAGAAGGAAATAGAATCGGGGATATTACAGGATACAAAAGTCCTCATTATGCCTCAAACATTATCTCTGGAAGATGATGTTTTCAATATGATTACGGATTTTATTCGTAATGGGAGTTATGTGATTCGCGTAGGAACACAGATTCCCTATGACCCCAAAGGAATGTCTCGTCGGGATGTAGTTCAACCTACCAGTAATACGGTGCTGGTGCGTGGAATGAATCTTCCAACAGAATACCTTCAAGGTATGGATGCCGTAATTTCTAAGAAGGCTTTAGCATCTATTCCGAGACCTGTAAACAAAGTCGGATATCCGTTGGAAGGAGTGAAGTCAAGATTTATCCCTACGGAAGATGGAGGAGGGTATTTATATTTGCTTAATTTAAGGAAAGAGGATGTTCTCTGCCGACTCACAGGATATTTACAGAAAGGTCTTAATTTGATGGACAACACAGAGGTTGAATTTCCAAAAGATTTACAACCCTTAGAATTAATGTTTGTAAAATTGGTTCCGCCAAACTATGAGAAAATTGTTCAAACAGAACCATCGCCTACAGAGAAAGTAGAAAAGAAAAAGCATAAATAA
- the lnt gene encoding apolipoprotein N-acyltransferase, with product MNKIPFFIQKIKKIIKNPFSLSILTGITLFLCFPKFHLYFLIWIAFVPLFVIVIPEQSLSKVSLYFFISGWVFHSLTLNWLITNMFWVGGPAFIGYQCLSAGLSILWAIYGYGFSKYGKNISVISKVYTSGLLWVGMEWVQGHALTGFGWCNLGYSQGPDIYFSQWVAIGSVPLLSFFILTVNMLISFTILSKQGRWKYLFHAVAILFLVHFLGSYLLANTKNQKEYDIHVAIVQPCFPQEMKFDPIWYEDMVRWTIQYTNSLIENKNVQVIFWPEALIMSDYKDKEILTLIQNFTREKSLHLITGTTRMDSEGNDYNSCIWVNTEGEVVNFYDKVHLAPFGEYLPLSQFLPFLRSILPYDVTAGKEQKVFTINEQLTVGPLICFEVLFSNMAYNLRKQGANLIAVLTNLSWFGATNALSQELEICRMRAIETRLPIIHCTNTGISGLFTPSGSFFPANTIIGKNKTLVYEPMSDYPEIGIRLRSGGIYKVPQPSKYMLPFNPDLISLFLSLSGLIIYILLLLKKRRISNENGTNG from the coding sequence ATGAATAAGATTCCATTTTTTATTCAAAAAATTAAAAAAATAATAAAGAACCCTTTTTCCCTTTCTATTTTAACAGGGATTACTCTGTTTTTATGTTTTCCTAAATTTCATCTTTATTTCTTAATATGGATTGCTTTTGTTCCTTTATTTGTTATCGTAATTCCTGAACAAAGTTTGTCAAAGGTATCATTATATTTCTTTATAAGTGGATGGGTTTTCCATTCGCTTACTCTTAATTGGCTTATCACAAATATGTTTTGGGTTGGTGGTCCTGCATTCATTGGGTATCAGTGCCTATCAGCAGGTCTTTCTATTTTATGGGCTATATATGGTTACGGATTTTCAAAATATGGAAAAAATATATCGGTTATTTCAAAAGTATATACTTCGGGACTTCTCTGGGTAGGAATGGAATGGGTACAGGGACATGCCTTAACAGGTTTCGGTTGGTGCAATTTGGGTTATAGCCAGGGCCCTGATATTTATTTTTCTCAATGGGTAGCCATAGGAAGTGTCCCGCTTCTTTCCTTTTTTATCCTGACTGTAAATATGCTTATCTCATTTACAATTTTAAGCAAACAAGGAAGATGGAAGTATTTATTTCACGCAGTAGCTATTCTATTTTTAGTCCATTTCTTGGGTTCCTACCTTTTAGCAAATACAAAAAATCAAAAAGAATATGATATCCATGTAGCCATTGTACAACCTTGTTTTCCTCAAGAAATGAAGTTTGACCCTATATGGTACGAGGATATGGTTCGATGGACTATTCAGTATACGAACAGTCTGATTGAAAATAAAAATGTTCAGGTTATTTTCTGGCCTGAGGCACTGATTATGTCTGATTATAAAGATAAAGAAATATTAACCTTAATCCAAAACTTCACCCGTGAAAAATCACTACATCTTATTACGGGCACAACAAGAATGGATTCAGAGGGAAATGATTATAATTCCTGTATCTGGGTAAATACAGAAGGGGAAGTTGTAAACTTTTATGATAAAGTCCATTTAGCACCCTTTGGAGAATATCTACCTTTATCTCAATTTCTCCCTTTCTTACGAAGTATTCTACCTTATGATGTAACTGCTGGTAAAGAACAAAAGGTATTTACCATCAATGAGCAATTAACTGTTGGACCTCTTATCTGCTTTGAAGTGTTGTTTAGTAATATGGCTTACAATTTAAGAAAACAGGGGGCAAATCTTATAGCCGTTTTAACAAATTTGTCATGGTTCGGAGCAACAAATGCACTAAGCCAGGAGTTAGAAATATGCCGAATGCGTGCTATTGAAACGCGACTTCCTATTATACATTGCACGAATACGGGTATATCGGGATTGTTCACACCATCTGGTTCATTCTTTCCAGCAAATACAATTATCGGTAAAAATAAAACTCTTGTATATGAACCCATGTCGGATTATCCAGAAATTGGTATCCGATTGCGTTCAGGGGGAATTTATAAGGTTCCACAACCATCCAAGTATATGTTGCCTTTTAATCCCGATTTGATTTCGTTATTTTTAAGCCTTTCTGGACTTATTATTTACATTTTACTTCTCTTAAAGAAAAGAAGAATTTCAAATGAAAACGGAACAAACGGATAA
- a CDS encoding type II and III secretion system protein — translation MKNRYFTYIYFMIFFILPLFLFFTTHLFAQDAQQPAPAPAAPAPAEQQPAAPPPPPTPPPPVDIRQVQVQVWISETNENGMRRLGTNLNFVRFYREKENEHLKIPQITTNTTDFSQDFSSVTLPAPSANPSQPPFAVPYKNPDFSEKPIRRDENASLPGIQSLQGGGLTFSLLTWDYGTLDGVFRALETKSDVDLISKPEILVTNGTPAVIKAGGQIPYQSITKSAVPNLSVAWRDIGVNLELVPTILPNNMIQLEIKQLDVTDISRIDRLRGIDLPVFSKRSQTGFVVVPNGQTLVIGGLSSRNIRKSENRVPGIGKLPLLGIPFRSRRAQSDITHLLIFVQPTVVDLRTLSEEGSSAIRFWEKRGDKWQNKDRIEEEIKAMQDDL, via the coding sequence ATGAAAAATAGATATTTTACATACATATATTTCATGATATTTTTTATATTACCACTTTTTTTATTTTTTACAACTCATCTCTTTGCACAGGACGCCCAACAACCTGCACCCGCTCCTGCTGCTCCAGCCCCTGCCGAACAACAACCTGCTGCTCCTCCACCACCTCCAACGCCCCCTCCACCTGTGGATATCCGTCAGGTGCAGGTTCAAGTATGGATTAGTGAAACTAATGAAAACGGAATGAGAAGATTAGGAACCAATTTAAATTTTGTCCGTTTTTATAGAGAAAAAGAAAATGAACATTTAAAAATTCCCCAAATAACTACAAACACAACCGATTTTTCTCAGGACTTTTCTTCTGTTACCTTACCTGCGCCATCTGCAAATCCTTCTCAACCGCCTTTCGCAGTTCCTTACAAAAATCCCGATTTCAGTGAAAAACCTATCCGAAGAGATGAAAACGCATCACTTCCCGGAATACAATCTCTACAAGGAGGAGGTTTAACATTCAGTCTACTTACATGGGATTATGGAACATTAGATGGGGTTTTTCGTGCATTGGAAACGAAATCCGATGTTGACCTTATCTCCAAACCCGAGATTTTAGTGACGAATGGAACTCCTGCTGTAATTAAAGCCGGTGGTCAAATCCCTTATCAATCAATTACAAAATCTGCTGTCCCCAATCTAAGTGTTGCATGGCGAGATATAGGAGTAAATTTAGAATTAGTCCCAACCATATTACCCAATAACATGATACAACTGGAAATTAAACAATTAGATGTTACCGATATTAGCCGCATTGACCGTCTCAGAGGAATTGATTTACCTGTATTCTCAAAACGTTCTCAAACAGGTTTTGTCGTCGTTCCTAACGGTCAAACTCTGGTCATCGGAGGACTCTCCAGCCGTAATATTCGAAAATCTGAAAATCGTGTTCCGGGAATTGGAAAACTTCCCTTATTGGGAATTCCTTTCCGTTCCCGAAGAGCCCAATCAGATATCACCCACCTCCTTATATTTGTCCAACCTACAGTAGTTGACCTGCGAACACTTTCGGAAGAAGGGTCAAGTGCAATTCGGTTCTGGGAAAAACGAGGTGATAAATGGCAAAACAAAGACCGAATTGAAGAAGAAATTAAAGCCATGCAGGACGATTTATAA
- a CDS encoding RNA polymerase sigma factor: MTKPSDNKAFDNTPRSSYSDEALMSLLARGEEMALTELVQRYQNEVFRFCYHYLRDIEMAKDAVQEVFLRLYIARDRYDNEKSFKPWILCIARNLCLNELKRQKLVHFETFEGYVENQNRENKGEKEGIEAPKTLTPFEQLIIKEKQKILWEELNDLPEEAREIVVLRYFEQLHARDIAQIMGSTEGAVRTRLHRVLKYLKERLDARGDFNE, from the coding sequence ATGACAAAACCATCTGATAATAAAGCATTTGATAATACTCCCCGTTCTTCCTATTCGGATGAAGCACTAATGTCGCTTCTTGCCCGTGGAGAGGAGATGGCTTTAACAGAACTCGTTCAGCGGTATCAGAACGAAGTGTTTCGTTTCTGTTACCATTATCTACGGGATATAGAAATGGCAAAAGATGCTGTCCAGGAAGTGTTTTTGCGCCTTTATATTGCAAGAGACCGCTATGATAACGAAAAAAGTTTCAAGCCATGGATATTATGTATTGCCAGAAATTTATGTCTGAACGAATTGAAACGACAAAAATTAGTGCATTTTGAAACCTTTGAAGGATATGTTGAAAATCAGAATCGTGAGAACAAGGGAGAAAAGGAAGGAATAGAGGCTCCTAAAACATTAACACCGTTTGAGCAACTTATAATAAAGGAAAAACAGAAAATTTTGTGGGAAGAACTAAATGACCTACCCGAAGAAGCAAGAGAAATTGTCGTGTTGCGATATTTTGAACAGTTACATGCAAGAGATATAGCCCAAATAATGGGTTCTACAGAAGGAGCCGTACGAACGAGGCTTCACAGGGTTTTGAAATACTTGAAAGAGCGTCTGGATGCAAGGGGTGATTTTAATGAGTAG
- a CDS encoding FxLYD domain-containing protein, with translation MANFYKTIVGLTLLLYLSSCQGNPFTKRDKDSLDLSHRNLYNTNTTFSEIKMAQQLIEKGQFAQALPKLLSVVESGEKDTTAYYFLGVVYQELGSPQNALNYYIKYLQIAPKGIYAEHSRKQIGTLIGSPIHQIEKVDTIENQIRTLEQKLQQEPKNIDTMLQLANWYWINQDFSKAGNLYKSIISLDSNYWSHPVISSRLEKGANGEIIILTPQEALKREAEKNPIIFFNVTSFRSGRSLGWSSDFKHHIYNVSGQVRNRSSRTLRNVTVQLTIYGFSGIVYDTRTISLGNLNSGQIKPFSAQFTNFDNIENIDHYDYMAYYDE, from the coding sequence ATGGCAAATTTTTATAAAACAATAGTAGGATTAACCCTCCTTTTATATCTAAGCAGCTGTCAAGGAAACCCTTTCACAAAACGAGATAAGGATTCTTTAGATTTAAGTCATAGAAATCTTTACAACACAAATACAACCTTTTCAGAAATAAAAATGGCTCAGCAATTAATCGAAAAAGGACAGTTTGCTCAGGCTCTTCCTAAATTATTATCGGTTGTAGAAAGTGGAGAGAAAGATACTACTGCTTATTATTTCTTGGGAGTTGTATATCAAGAATTAGGAAGTCCTCAAAATGCTTTAAATTATTATATTAAATACTTACAAATAGCACCTAAGGGCATTTATGCTGAACATTCCCGTAAACAAATAGGGACATTGATAGGCTCACCAATACACCAAATTGAAAAGGTAGATACAATAGAAAACCAGATTCGGACTCTTGAACAAAAATTACAGCAAGAGCCAAAAAATATTGATACTATGTTACAGTTAGCCAATTGGTATTGGATAAATCAAGATTTTTCTAAGGCGGGAAATCTATACAAATCTATAATTTCTTTAGATTCCAATTATTGGTCTCACCCTGTTATTTCCAGTAGGCTTGAAAAAGGAGCAAATGGTGAAATTATAATATTAACACCACAAGAAGCACTCAAACGCGAAGCGGAAAAAAATCCTATTATTTTCTTTAATGTAACTTCTTTCCGAAGTGGTCGTTCATTAGGCTGGTCGAGTGACTTCAAACATCATATTTACAATGTATCTGGGCAGGTTCGAAATCGTAGTTCAAGAACATTGCGAAATGTAACTGTTCAGTTAACTATCTATGGATTTAGCGGGATAGTTTACGACACACGAACTATTTCACTCGGAAACTTAAATTCAGGGCAAATTAAACCATTTAGTGCTCAATTCACAAACTTTGATAATATAGAAAATATAGACCATTATGATTATATGGCTTATTATGATGAATAA
- a CDS encoding HAD family hydrolase → MTGTETGTTSPFSQNVIAIVWDFDFTLTPKNMQVPLFTAYGVNEEKFWKEVNALPAYYKKAGVRVSEETAYLWHIISYIQAGKFPDLTNRKLRELGKKIEFYPGLPEFFPMIQQLLEREPFTEYDLKVEHYIVSSGLTEMIRGSKIAPYISGVWACEFIEVPAGPDEDFSQNPKSGLISQVGYIIDHTTKTRALFEINKGVNKVEGISVNDSIPENARRVPFKNMIYVGDGPSDIPCFSVVQKHGGLTYAVYPKGNEYKYQQVIDLLESKRIDAYGPADYREDSETVLWMRKKVLSIAQRIIDEKKSALYSQIKSGPKHTS, encoded by the coding sequence TTGACAGGAACAGAAACAGGAACTACTTCACCATTCTCTCAAAATGTTATTGCTATAGTGTGGGATTTTGATTTTACATTAACCCCTAAAAATATGCAGGTGCCTCTTTTTACTGCTTACGGAGTAAATGAGGAAAAATTCTGGAAGGAAGTAAATGCTTTACCAGCCTACTATAAAAAGGCAGGGGTGCGGGTATCCGAAGAAACTGCTTATCTATGGCATATTATTTCTTATATACAGGCAGGGAAATTTCCCGATTTGACCAATCGGAAACTACGAGAATTGGGAAAAAAGATAGAGTTTTATCCCGGGTTACCCGAGTTTTTTCCAATGATTCAGCAGTTGTTAGAGAGAGAACCTTTTACAGAATATGATTTGAAGGTAGAACATTATATTGTAAGTAGCGGTTTAACAGAGATGATACGCGGGTCAAAGATTGCCCCGTATATTTCAGGGGTATGGGCTTGTGAATTTATAGAAGTGCCGGCAGGTCCTGATGAGGACTTTTCCCAAAATCCCAAGAGTGGATTAATTAGTCAAGTCGGGTATATTATTGACCACACTACAAAAACGAGGGCTTTATTTGAAATAAACAAGGGAGTTAATAAAGTGGAAGGAATTAGTGTTAACGATTCTATTCCCGAAAATGCAAGACGAGTTCCATTCAAAAATATGATTTATGTAGGTGATGGACCAAGCGATATCCCTTGTTTTTCTGTAGTGCAAAAACATGGTGGTTTGACTTATGCCGTCTATCCTAAAGGAAATGAATATAAATATCAACAGGTTATTGACCTTCTGGAATCAAAGAGAATAGACGCATACGGACCTGCGGATTATCGGGAAGATAGTGAAACTGTTCTCTGGATGCGAAAAAAAGTATTAAGTATTGCCCAACGGATTATTGATGAAAAGAAAAGTGCTTTATATTCACAAATAAAATCAGGTCCTAAACATACCAGTTAG
- the murJ gene encoding murein biosynthesis integral membrane protein MurJ — translation MKTEQTDKTSISRWKYALIFAGGTMLSRMLGLVRDILIGWFVPDFSRDTFLFAFRLPNIFRDLLGEGAVNASFVPILSECDETHGRDAMKHLVRSLFSIMFLILLVVSLVGVLLMPFVPQLLGSLSTLTQELPKSEEQLQLTVRVLQWTFPYLFWIGIAVFMMAPLFVLGDYKTPGITPALLNIALIVSVFIPYFFAINIIWALVIGLWLGGILQAGMLYFEARKKLGSLGFTTDWKQREVKKAFILLIPVIFGQAAGEVNKLVDSFFSYSLSEGTVSALFYANRLIQLPLAIFGTAVSVSILPELSRYFANKEHQKIREALQEGLLQTLFMILPAMVMLMLLGKPIVQLLFERGHFGEELTQKTANAIFIYSIGVIGFSGVKVLAQGFYAMNNTTIPVITSSFSMILNIILNILLVRPLDYSGLVIATTISFWTNFFILLTLISFKVGNLVNEKYLLDILKYGISIFIVICMFFLVNLLFNKKNVNGVIELSLYICVTGLVCSLTYLVSAWALNIKEMKQILSIINRKFNIKN, via the coding sequence ATGAAAACGGAACAAACGGATAAAACATCTATTTCAAGGTGGAAGTATGCTTTGATTTTTGCCGGGGGAACTATGTTAAGTCGAATGTTAGGATTAGTCAGGGATATTTTAATAGGCTGGTTTGTCCCTGATTTTTCAAGAGATACATTTCTTTTTGCGTTTCGATTACCCAATATATTTAGAGACTTATTAGGTGAAGGTGCGGTTAATGCTTCTTTTGTCCCTATCCTCTCTGAATGTGATGAGACTCATGGTAGAGATGCCATGAAACACTTGGTTCGTTCTCTTTTTTCCATCATGTTTTTAATTCTTCTGGTAGTATCTTTAGTAGGTGTCCTACTTATGCCATTTGTTCCACAATTATTAGGGTCATTAAGCACATTAACCCAAGAATTACCAAAATCAGAAGAACAACTCCAATTAACCGTTCGTGTTTTGCAATGGACCTTTCCTTACCTTTTCTGGATAGGAATTGCTGTTTTTATGATGGCTCCCCTATTTGTTCTGGGAGATTATAAAACACCGGGAATAACTCCTGCATTACTTAATATTGCTTTAATTGTTTCTGTTTTTATCCCTTATTTTTTCGCCATAAATATAATATGGGCTCTGGTGATTGGTCTTTGGTTAGGGGGAATACTACAAGCAGGAATGTTATATTTTGAAGCACGGAAAAAATTAGGAAGTTTAGGCTTTACTACAGACTGGAAACAAAGAGAAGTGAAAAAAGCCTTTATTTTACTCATCCCTGTAATCTTTGGACAGGCAGCAGGAGAAGTTAATAAACTGGTTGATAGTTTTTTTTCGTATTCTTTGTCCGAAGGAACGGTTTCTGCTCTTTTTTATGCAAATCGGTTAATACAACTACCCCTGGCTATTTTCGGTACGGCAGTTTCAGTATCCATTCTACCAGAGTTATCTCGTTATTTTGCTAATAAAGAACATCAAAAAATTCGAGAGGCTTTACAGGAAGGACTTTTACAAACTTTATTCATGATATTACCCGCTATGGTCATGCTAATGCTTCTCGGAAAACCTATCGTTCAATTATTATTTGAAAGAGGACATTTTGGAGAGGAATTAACTCAGAAAACAGCCAATGCGATTTTTATCTATTCAATTGGGGTAATTGGTTTTTCGGGTGTAAAAGTATTGGCTCAGGGCTTTTATGCTATGAACAATACAACCATCCCGGTTATTACTTCATCTTTTAGCATGATACTAAATATTATCTTAAATATTCTTTTGGTTAGACCTTTAGACTATTCTGGTTTGGTTATAGCCACAACAATATCCTTCTGGACAAACTTTTTCATCTTACTTACTCTTATCAGTTTCAAAGTAGGAAACCTTGTTAATGAAAAGTATTTATTGGATATATTGAAATACGGGATTTCAATTTTTATTGTAATTTGTATGTTCTTTTTGGTAAACTTACTTTTTAACAAAAAAAATGTAAATGGAGTGATAGAATTAAGTCTTTATATTTGCGTTACAGGGTTGGTTTGTTCCCTGACATATTTGGTAAGCGCCTGGGCATTAAATATCAAAGAAATGAAACAAATTTTATCAATAATCAATCGAAAATTTAACATCAAAAATTAA